From Grus americana isolate bGruAme1 chromosome 11, bGruAme1.mat, whole genome shotgun sequence, a single genomic window includes:
- the GP9 gene encoding platelet glycoprotein IX: MNKAVFITVAGFAMSLLFHMTQTEVCPPSCNCKSPGEMTDWHIDCSSRKLTEVPALPVNTKRLYLQNNSLTSVPPGVLDSLRSLEEVKIFDNPWNCDCHILYLKLWLEDFSPLSLEDIRCATPAPVRMKPLSQLTGNELGICKTLLPIKCLEFFWRDLILIAGAIIAIILVAWALKFSKKLVCQINLSQYDSTGSLLGRQTSKNRKIQ, from the coding sequence ATGAACAAGGCAGTATTCATCACTGTTGCGGGATTTGCCATGTCATTGCTGTTCCACATGACCCAAACTGAAGTCTGTCCTCCCTCCTGCAATTGTAAGTCACCGGGAGAAATGACGGATTGGCATATAGACTGCAGTTCCAGGAAGCTGACGGAAGTGCCTGCCTTGCCCGTTAACACCAAGAGGCTTTATCTACAGAACAACAGCCTGACCTCAGTCCCTCCCGGTGTCCTGGACAGCTTGCGCAGCCTGGAGGAAGTGAAAATATTTGACAATCCTTGGAACTGTGACTGTCATATTCTGTATCTAAAACTCTGGTTAGAAGACTTCTCTCCACTCTCTCTTGAAGACATCAGATGTGCAACCCCAGCTCCCGTGAGGATGAAGCCCTTGAGTCAGCTGACTGGGAATGAACTGGGGATTTGTAAGACACTTCTCCCAATCAAGTGTCTTGAGTTCTTTTGGCGAGACCTCATTTTAATTGCTGGAGCAATAATTGCAATTATTTTAGTAGCATGGGCTCTGAAATTCTCAAAAAAGCTGGTCTGCCAAATAAACCTAAGCCAATATGACTCTACGGGCTCACTGTTGGGCAGGCAGACCTCCAAAAACCGCAAGATACAATGA
- the RAB43 gene encoding ras-related protein Rab-43 isoform X1: protein MPGPAALGAAAGPDAEESYDFLFKLVLIGDASVGKTCLVQRFKTGAFAERQGSTIGVDFTMKSLEIQGKRVKLQIWDTAGQERFRTITQSYYRSANGAILAYDISKRGSFLSIPRWIEDVRKYAGSNIVQLLIGNKSDLSDLREVQLEEAQSLAEHYDNIICAIETSAKDSSNVEEAFVKMATELMMRHGGPMFSEKNTDSIKLDSKDIVEGWGCGC from the exons AtgcccggcccggcggcgctgggggcggcggcggggcctgACGCGGAGGAGAGCTATGACTTTCTCTTCAAGCTGGTGCTCATCGGGGATGCCAGCGTGGGCAAGACCTGCCTCGTACAGCGCTTCAAAACCGGGGCCTTCGCCGAACGCCAGGGCAGCACCATCGGCGTGGACTTCACCATGAAGAGCCTAGAGATCCAGGGCAAGCGGGTGAAG ttGCAGATCTGGGACACGGCTGGCCAGGAGAGATTCCGAACTATCACACAGAGTTATTACCGCAGCGCCAATGGAGCAATCTTAGCCTATGATATCAGCAAGAGAGGCTCTTTCCTGTCCATTCCTCGCTGGATCGAGGATGTGAGAAAGTATGCTGGTTCGAACATAGTACAGTTACTGATTG gaaaCAAGTCTGACCTAAGTGACCTTCGAGAGGTTCAGCTGGAAGAAGCTCAGAGTCTGGCTGAACACTATGATAATATCATCTGTGCCATAGAGACCTCTGCAAAAGACTCCAGCAACGTGGAGGAGGCTTTTGTGAAGATGGCTACAGAGCTCATGATGAGGCATGGAGGCCCTATGTTCAGTGAGAAGAATACTGACAGCATCAAGCTTGACAGCAAAGACATTGTAGAAGGCTGGGGTTGTGGTTGCTGA
- the RAB43 gene encoding ras-related protein Rab-43 isoform X2, which translates to MPGPAALGAAAGPDAEESYDFLFKLVLIGDASVGKTCLVQRFKTGAFAERQGSTIGVDFTMKSLEIQGKRVKIWDTAGQERFRTITQSYYRSANGAILAYDISKRGSFLSIPRWIEDVRKYAGSNIVQLLIGNKSDLSDLREVQLEEAQSLAEHYDNIICAIETSAKDSSNVEEAFVKMATELMMRHGGPMFSEKNTDSIKLDSKDIVEGWGCGC; encoded by the exons AtgcccggcccggcggcgctgggggcggcggcggggcctgACGCGGAGGAGAGCTATGACTTTCTCTTCAAGCTGGTGCTCATCGGGGATGCCAGCGTGGGCAAGACCTGCCTCGTACAGCGCTTCAAAACCGGGGCCTTCGCCGAACGCCAGGGCAGCACCATCGGCGTGGACTTCACCATGAAGAGCCTAGAGATCCAGGGCAAGCGGGTGAAG ATCTGGGACACGGCTGGCCAGGAGAGATTCCGAACTATCACACAGAGTTATTACCGCAGCGCCAATGGAGCAATCTTAGCCTATGATATCAGCAAGAGAGGCTCTTTCCTGTCCATTCCTCGCTGGATCGAGGATGTGAGAAAGTATGCTGGTTCGAACATAGTACAGTTACTGATTG gaaaCAAGTCTGACCTAAGTGACCTTCGAGAGGTTCAGCTGGAAGAAGCTCAGAGTCTGGCTGAACACTATGATAATATCATCTGTGCCATAGAGACCTCTGCAAAAGACTCCAGCAACGTGGAGGAGGCTTTTGTGAAGATGGCTACAGAGCTCATGATGAGGCATGGAGGCCCTATGTTCAGTGAGAAGAATACTGACAGCATCAAGCTTGACAGCAAAGACATTGTAGAAGGCTGGGGTTGTGGTTGCTGA